A window of the Xenopus laevis strain J_2021 chromosome 9_10L, Xenopus_laevis_v10.1, whole genome shotgun sequence genome harbors these coding sequences:
- the LOC108705591 gene encoding olfactory receptor 1G1: MKNQTTVYMLVLTGLSDLPSLQLPLFLVFLLIYLVTLNGNLLILLLIYTDSHLHTPMYFFLGTLAGLDMSYSSVTVPRMLFDLLTHKRVISVSACKTQIYFFFFFCTSEVFLLAVMSCDRYIAICRPLHYMQIMSWKVCVWLLSLISCFSALNSLLHTVILSIITFCRSNALQNFFCDLPQFLQVSCSDTFINVLLIYLSGILFGVGPLAVTFYPYFPIISTVLKIPSNQVRSKTFSTCFSHLTVVFIFYSTAFFNYFRSYANDHYAEDKVASLFYTVLTPFLNPLIYSLRNQELKLSLKRALQRLQFL, from the coding sequence atgaaaaaccaaacAACAGTGTATATGTTGGTTCTCACTGGACTATCTGATCTTCCAAGTCTTCAACTTCCTCTGTTCCTGGTGTTTCTCCTGATCTATCTTGTGACTCTAAATGGAAACCTTCTCATCCTTCTCCTGATCTACACTGATTCCCATCTTCACACTCCCATGTACTTCTTCCTTGGAACCCTGGCAGGTCTGGATATGAGTTACTCCTCAGTCACTGTCCCAAGAATGCTCTTTGATTTACTCACACATAAACGGGTCATTTCAGTGAGCGCTTGTAAAACTCAGAtctacttcttcttctttttctgtacATCAGAGGTGTTTCTGCTGGCAGTGATGTCCTGTGACAGATACATTGCCATCTGTCGTCCTCTTCACTACATGCAGATAATGAGCTGGAAAGTTTGTGTTTGGCTTCTATCATTGATTAGTTGTTTTAGTGCATTAAATTCCTTGTTGCACACTGTTATTTTGAGCATAATTACATTTTGCAGGTCAAATGCTTTGCAAAATTTCTTTTGTGATCTGCCCCAGTTTCTTCAGGTCTCCTGTAGTGACACATTCATCAATGTGTTGCTTATATATCTCTCTGGGATTTTGTTTGGTGTAGGCCCTTTAGCAGTCACCTTTTACCCATACTTCCCAATTATCTCTACTGTACTGAAAATCCCATCAAATCAGGTGAGATCCAAAACTTTCTCCACCTGCTTCTCTCATCTAactgtggtttttatattttatagtactGCTTTCTTCAACTACTTTCGCTCATATGCAAATGATCATTATGCGGAGGACAAAGTGGcttctttattttatacagtattgaCCCCCTTTTTAAATCCTTTGATCTACAGTTTAAGGAACCAGGAACTCAAATTATCCCTAAAAAGAGCATTGCAAAGACTTCAGTTTTTGTAA